One window of the Deltaproteobacteria bacterium genome contains the following:
- a CDS encoding HigA family addiction module antidote protein, producing MAMHNPPHPGEFITEIYLEPNGISGRELAAKLNVAPSTLSRILKGTSRVTPEMALRLSKAIGRSPESWLAMQDSHELWLARKSVNLRGVSKLNLAAA from the coding sequence ATGGCAATGCACAACCCTCCGCATCCCGGCGAGTTCATCACTGAAATCTACCTGGAGCCCAACGGCATTAGTGGACGCGAGTTGGCGGCAAAGCTCAATGTAGCACCGTCTACGCTTAGCCGCATCCTCAAAGGCACCAGCCGAGTTACTCCAGAGATGGCGCTTCGCCTGTCGAAGGCCATTGGCCGCTCGCCTGAGAGTTGGCTAGCCATGCAAGATAGCCACGAGCTTTGGCTGGCTCGCAAGAGCGTTAACTTGCGTGGCGTGAGCAAGCTAAATCTGGCGGCGGCCTAA
- a CDS encoding amidohydrolase — protein sequence MTKIIDADGHIVEPHSLWREYIEPKFRDRIPQVAKDAEGIDRMQVEGRLLPRSPLMIAAMCVPGGLSNPERARQISWDDLRPGSFDPHERIKDMDDEGIDVSILYGSIGLAYGGLRDPELAAACCRAYNNWMTDFCKPYPDRLYNVAPVPLIDVPAAIAEMGRVVKDHGVKSVAIRPNPYNDRRLSDAVYDPFWTEAEELNCTIAVHSTVGGDLPTVGFDRYPDFFQRMVIAHPLEQQMACMDLTCGGVLEKHPRLRVAFLETGGGWLSYWLSRLDEFYEKIGHMLPPLTLKPSEYFYRQCFLSCEPDDMALKTAIALGTENVLMWASDYPHFDCTYPGVVEELRESCETLPDSAQRKIMGENAARCYGIA from the coding sequence ATGACCAAAATCATCGACGCCGATGGGCACATTGTGGAGCCGCATTCGCTGTGGCGCGAATACATCGAACCGAAGTTTCGCGACCGGATTCCGCAAGTCGCCAAGGATGCCGAGGGCATCGATCGCATGCAGGTCGAAGGGCGGTTGCTGCCGCGTAGTCCGCTGATGATCGCCGCCATGTGCGTGCCTGGCGGCCTGAGTAATCCAGAACGAGCGCGGCAGATTTCGTGGGATGACCTGCGGCCCGGCAGTTTCGATCCTCACGAACGTATCAAAGACATGGATGACGAAGGCATCGATGTCTCGATCCTGTACGGTTCGATCGGCTTGGCGTACGGCGGGCTGCGCGATCCCGAACTCGCCGCCGCGTGCTGTCGCGCCTACAACAACTGGATGACGGACTTCTGCAAGCCGTATCCGGATCGTTTGTACAATGTCGCGCCGGTGCCGCTGATCGACGTGCCTGCGGCCATTGCCGAGATGGGCCGCGTAGTCAAAGACCACGGAGTGAAATCTGTCGCGATCCGTCCGAATCCCTACAACGACCGCCGCCTGAGCGATGCCGTCTACGATCCATTCTGGACGGAAGCCGAAGAGTTGAATTGCACGATCGCGGTTCACAGCACCGTGGGCGGGGACCTGCCGACCGTTGGCTTCGATCGTTACCCGGACTTCTTTCAACGCATGGTCATCGCTCATCCCTTGGAACAGCAGATGGCCTGCATGGACCTGACCTGCGGCGGAGTGCTAGAAAAGCATCCGCGCCTGCGGGTCGCGTTTCTAGAAACCGGGGGCGGATGGCTTTCGTATTGGCTATCGCGCCTGGACGAGTTCTACGAGAAGATCGGCCACATGCTGCCGCCGCTCACGCTCAAGCCCAGCGAGTATTTCTATCGTCAATGCTTTTTATCGTGCGAGCCGGATGACATGGCGCTAAAGACGGCGATAGCGCTTGGCACCGAGAACGTCCTGATGTGGGCGTCCGACTACCCGCACTTCGACTGCACCTATCCGGGTGTCGTGGAAGAACTGCGCGAAAGCTGCGAGACCTTGCCCGACAGCGCCCAGCGCAAAATCATGGGCGAGAATGCCGCGCGGTGTTACGGGATAGCGTGA
- a CDS encoding DUF433 domain-containing protein, with protein MDRITVNPKIHFGKPCIAGTRITVQNVLELLDEGLSFNEIIQNYYPDLQVEDVRACLRYAIALVAAEDIHLTAEELREAFVVIEPGGYRFRKLESKDL; from the coding sequence ATAGATAGAATCACAGTTAATCCCAAGATTCACTTCGGCAAACCTTGCATCGCAGGGACGCGTATAACGGTACAGAACGTCCTGGAATTGCTTGACGAAGGGCTAAGCTTCAACGAGATCATCCAGAATTATTATCCCGATCTGCAAGTCGAAGACGTCCGAGCGTGTCTGCGCTATGCCATTGCCCTTGTCGCAGCGGAAGATATTCACCTCACTGCAGAGGAATTGAGGGAAGCCTTCGTCGTCATCGAACCCGGCGGTTACAGATTCAGAAAGCTTGAGAGCAAGGACCTATAG